The Candidatus Zixiibacteriota bacterium genome includes a window with the following:
- a CDS encoding GNAT family N-acetyltransferase, which translates to MIDFKTEIITGVEREDLLETADEFTIPAWPEFMRKDPVSNRHWSDIYRCFPAYQFVMTRTDTGAIIAAANSVALRFEGTPEELPETGWDWAMEESVKQHNGGIAPNLQCAIQIVVDVAYKGVGLAGEMVLAMKAIGRRHGLKALIAPVRPNNKHRWPTVSIDDYITWRREDGLPFDPWLRAHERLGAKLIKPCHEAMTIPGTVSDWRSWTGLAFAGTGLYLVPKALVPVKIDLEQNHGLYVEPNVWMWHPQE; encoded by the coding sequence ATGATCGATTTTAAGACTGAGATAATTACGGGCGTCGAGAGGGAAGACCTTCTCGAAACAGCCGATGAATTCACCATACCGGCCTGGCCGGAATTCATGCGCAAAGACCCTGTTTCCAATCGACACTGGAGTGATATATATCGCTGTTTCCCGGCCTATCAATTCGTTATGACACGTACCGACACCGGCGCGATCATTGCAGCCGCCAATTCGGTGGCGCTTCGTTTTGAGGGAACTCCCGAGGAACTCCCCGAAACCGGCTGGGACTGGGCAATGGAGGAGTCGGTCAAACAGCATAACGGCGGCATTGCTCCCAATCTGCAGTGTGCGATTCAGATTGTCGTTGATGTCGCTTACAAGGGCGTTGGCCTGGCCGGGGAAATGGTTCTGGCCATGAAAGCGATCGGACGCCGCCATGGCCTCAAGGCTTTAATCGCTCCCGTGCGTCCCAACAACAAACATCGCTGGCCGACCGTCTCTATTGACGATTATATAACCTGGCGGCGCGAAGACGGTCTTCCGTTCGATCCCTGGCTGCGTGCCCATGAGCGACTCGGCGCGAAACTCATCAAACCCTGCCATGAGGCGATGACTATTCCCGGAACGGTGAGCGACTGGCGGAGTTGGACCGGGCTGGCGTTCGCCGGAACCGGTTTGTACCTTGTGCCCAAAGCACTCGTCCCGGTCAAGATCGACCTGGAGCAAAATCACGGACTGTACGTCGAACCGAATGTCTGGATGTGGCATCCGCAGGAATAA
- a CDS encoding DMT family transporter, translating into MAINADILGELLSLLCAVAWAVAVVLFRKSGETVHPIGLNLYKSLLATLFLVPSILIFERDMLGNIAAVDYVICFISGVVGIAVSDTLFFKSLNRLGAGLSSIVMCLYSPFIIILSMFWLSESISFRQWLGTLLIVSAVASAVSKPTDSDLDTRSVMIGLLWGVGYLFTNAIGVVLVKPVLDRSPVMWVTQMRIVGGIICLLPMLYWHPHRREIVRTMFAKVGRVYTITGSFIGSYVAMILWMGGMKYTTASVAAILNQMSTIFIFILATVFLKEKMTTSRVVGVILGVAGTIFVMFG; encoded by the coding sequence ATGGCAATTAACGCGGATATATTGGGCGAATTGCTCTCTCTTCTCTGTGCGGTGGCTTGGGCCGTCGCGGTGGTGTTGTTTCGCAAATCGGGCGAAACGGTTCATCCAATCGGGCTTAACCTGTATAAATCGCTCCTTGCTACCCTCTTTCTGGTCCCGTCTATATTGATTTTCGAGAGGGATATGCTGGGCAATATCGCCGCGGTCGACTATGTGATCTGTTTCATCAGCGGAGTGGTAGGGATTGCCGTTTCCGACACTCTTTTTTTCAAAAGCCTGAATCGTCTTGGTGCCGGTCTTTCGTCGATCGTTATGTGTTTGTACAGCCCGTTCATCATTATTCTGTCAATGTTCTGGTTGTCCGAGTCGATCAGTTTCCGGCAATGGCTGGGGACACTGTTGATCGTGTCGGCGGTCGCTTCAGCGGTAAGTAAACCGACCGACTCCGATCTCGATACCCGATCCGTCATGATTGGACTTCTTTGGGGTGTCGGTTACCTGTTCACCAATGCTATCGGAGTAGTGCTGGTGAAACCGGTGCTTGATCGATCTCCCGTGATGTGGGTAACCCAAATGCGCATTGTCGGTGGAATCATCTGTTTGCTCCCGATGCTCTACTGGCATCCGCACCGCAGAGAAATAGTCCGCACTATGTTTGCCAAAGTGGGGCGCGTTTACACTATTACCGGATCGTTCATCGGTTCCTATGTGGCCATGATTCTCTGGATGGGCGGGATGAAATATACCACCGCCTCGGTGGCCGCGATCCTCAATCAGATGTCGACTATCTTCATCTTTATTCTGGCAACGGTTTTTCTGAAAGAAAAAATGACTACATCCCGTGTTGTTGGCGTAATTCTGGGTGTGGCTGGAACCATATTCGTAATGTTTGGATAG
- a CDS encoding tetratricopeptide repeat protein: MSELHNQQTGDAAETKGSSTRAYLIAYYAVLVVLLAGAFLPQYRVWGINVWSHKSLFLPLFCFGLGAVLPCLLMPLQMRWRTDISGPSGSTVWLTSGSISAGLIALFYFLRARSFYLGDGYTVLSLLSEEVPLVKKRDLGEALIHVWIKHLSGREGEAGALFSFQAISMGAGVIALALLIWSGWKLFNCGWQRIAFPLITLSGGFSLLYYGYVENYSVFVTTVLAFGVVGLLISTGRISRWWAILPAGLAVLMHVFGAALIPALIYLLFSDSPAGDRIARSDIKTKTLFIILAVVSIAAVFFHFYFKIYYFRFSLIPLVPDRFTVEGYWLFSFKHLLDTLNLLQILLPALAITIVLFIKAGPRSLMQRRDYRFLLIFFAGAFGEIFIFDPKLGMARDWDLFSLVGVPLALFAAWLILDLKIRRTPRFLLIGLITGLGFLVLIPRALNQTDINVGFTWFESYTEMDLTKSMYARSLIHDYYEERGDSVGVDAAIQRYKEDYPCWVANREGLAYKKIGNCDNAIPLFERAISLHPLYAAAYTNLGVCLRDRGMLDSSLAMLQIAAALNPYNATIAKEMGSVFFHKGNLDEAEKHLHDALAIDPDNTDAMTGLVQVYSRQKKTDLYLKYLHRLVLRPDAPMQAFKELAEYYVTQKNWPVAGKLYREAIDRGLDTTYTRILREQAPQLGL; the protein is encoded by the coding sequence ATGTCGGAGTTGCACAATCAACAGACGGGTGACGCCGCCGAGACCAAAGGATCGTCCACACGAGCTTACCTGATAGCTTACTATGCGGTTCTGGTGGTCCTGCTGGCCGGTGCCTTTCTACCACAATACCGAGTGTGGGGAATCAACGTCTGGAGTCATAAGTCACTTTTTTTACCGTTGTTCTGTTTTGGGCTGGGAGCGGTTCTGCCGTGTCTGTTAATGCCGTTGCAGATGCGATGGCGAACGGATATTTCCGGCCCGTCCGGCAGCACCGTGTGGCTGACGTCAGGTTCGATCTCAGCCGGTCTGATCGCTCTCTTTTATTTTCTCAGAGCGCGTTCATTTTATCTGGGAGATGGATATACTGTCCTCTCGTTGTTGTCTGAGGAAGTCCCCCTGGTTAAAAAACGTGACCTGGGTGAAGCACTCATCCATGTCTGGATCAAACATCTCTCCGGCCGCGAGGGAGAAGCCGGAGCCCTCTTCTCATTTCAGGCTATTTCCATGGGCGCGGGTGTAATCGCTCTTGCTTTGCTGATCTGGTCCGGGTGGAAACTTTTCAACTGCGGCTGGCAGCGGATCGCTTTCCCGTTAATTACCCTGTCGGGCGGATTCAGCCTGCTCTATTATGGTTATGTCGAGAATTACTCGGTATTTGTTACGACGGTGCTGGCTTTCGGTGTCGTCGGCCTGCTTATTTCCACCGGGCGGATAAGTCGCTGGTGGGCAATTCTCCCGGCCGGCCTGGCTGTGCTTATGCATGTGTTCGGTGCGGCTCTCATTCCGGCTCTGATATATCTGTTGTTCAGTGATTCACCGGCGGGGGATCGTATCGCCCGTTCGGATATAAAGACTAAAACGCTGTTTATCATTCTGGCCGTAGTCAGTATCGCGGCAGTGTTTTTCCATTTCTATTTCAAGATTTATTATTTCCGCTTCTCACTCATTCCGTTGGTTCCTGATCGGTTCACCGTTGAAGGTTACTGGTTGTTTTCGTTCAAACACCTGCTGGACACCTTGAATCTCTTGCAGATACTTCTCCCGGCACTGGCTATTACGATTGTCCTTTTCATCAAAGCCGGGCCACGCTCACTCATGCAACGACGTGATTATCGTTTCCTCCTGATTTTCTTCGCCGGGGCTTTCGGGGAAATTTTTATTTTCGATCCGAAGCTTGGGATGGCTCGCGACTGGGATCTTTTCTCACTCGTCGGAGTACCGTTGGCTCTGTTCGCCGCCTGGCTGATCTTAGATCTGAAGATCAGGCGGACGCCGAGATTTCTTCTAATAGGGCTCATAACCGGATTGGGTTTCCTGGTGCTGATTCCGAGAGCACTCAATCAAACCGACATTAATGTCGGTTTTACCTGGTTCGAGTCATACACCGAGATGGATTTAACCAAGTCCATGTATGCCCGTTCATTGATTCATGACTATTACGAAGAACGCGGCGACAGTGTCGGAGTCGATGCTGCTATCCAGCGATACAAAGAAGACTACCCCTGTTGGGTCGCTAACCGTGAGGGGCTTGCGTATAAGAAGATCGGTAACTGTGACAATGCCATTCCTCTGTTCGAGCGAGCCATCAGTCTGCATCCGTTATATGCCGCGGCTTATACTAATCTGGGAGTATGTCTGAGGGATCGAGGTATGTTGGATAGTAGTCTGGCTATGCTTCAAATAGCGGCGGCCTTGAATCCATACAATGCGACCATTGCGAAAGAAATGGGGTCCGTATTTTTCCATAAAGGAAATCTGGACGAAGCAGAAAAGCACCTGCATGATGCCCTCGCCATTGATCCCGATAACACCGATGCCATGACCGGTCTGGTTCAGGTTTATTCGCGGCAGAAGAAGACTGATTTATATCTGAAATATCTGCATCGTCTGGTTTTAAGACCAGATGCTCCCATGCAGGCTTTCAAGGAACTTGCTGAATACTATGTCACTCAGAAAAACTGGCCTGTAGCCGGGAAACTATATCGAGAAGCTATAGACCGGGGACTTGATACCACCTATACCCGAATCCTGCGCGAGCAGGCCCCGCAACTCGGGCTGTAG
- a CDS encoding DUF4388 domain-containing protein, protein MDLDLQGRIERFTLPEIFQLIASGRKSGTLGIQKEDSIVMVYFREGEVIYGYGPRQTYHLGQLLKKRGIINDKQLDEAINVQARTENTKRLGEIMITRKLIDRADLESVVKSQVEELLYSLLSWETGSFKFYENQFPTDEEITVRLSVENVILEGLRRIDERNWLNETLPDMNHVYTISASQGGRRRDVAMQADEWNIMALVDGRRTLEQVVKLSPVDRERSLKTLAQLKLAGLIVKTDREPETASPQLDKMVNRLADLFEGYLTAKSSNRLRDRRVTTVVEEVD, encoded by the coding sequence ATGGACCTTGATTTGCAGGGAAGGATAGAGCGTTTCACCCTGCCGGAGATATTCCAGTTGATTGCGTCGGGACGTAAGTCCGGAACGCTGGGGATTCAGAAAGAAGACTCGATAGTCATGGTGTATTTCCGGGAAGGTGAAGTTATCTATGGATACGGTCCCAGACAGACGTATCACCTTGGACAACTGCTGAAAAAACGCGGCATCATTAATGATAAGCAGCTCGATGAGGCGATCAACGTGCAGGCTCGTACCGAGAACACCAAGCGTCTCGGCGAGATCATGATTACCCGCAAGCTGATCGATCGTGCCGATCTCGAATCGGTTGTCAAGAGTCAGGTCGAAGAGTTGTTATACTCACTCTTGTCCTGGGAGACCGGTTCGTTCAAGTTCTATGAGAACCAGTTCCCGACCGACGAAGAAATCACCGTACGGCTTTCGGTTGAGAATGTCATACTCGAAGGACTCCGCCGAATCGATGAGCGGAACTGGCTCAACGAGACGTTGCCGGACATGAATCATGTTTACACGATATCCGCTTCACAGGGCGGGCGACGTCGCGATGTCGCCATGCAGGCCGATGAATGGAATATCATGGCGCTGGTCGACGGCCGCCGGACACTCGAACAGGTGGTCAAGCTCAGTCCGGTTGACCGCGAACGCTCACTCAAGACACTAGCGCAGCTCAAACTGGCCGGTCTGATCGTAAAAACTGATCGTGAACCGGAAACTGCCTCACCGCAGTTAGACAAAATGGTCAACCGCCTGGCGGATCTGTTCGAGGGTTATCTGACAGCCAAGAGCAGTAATCGTCTGAGAGATCGCCGGGTAACCACGGTTGTGGAGGAAGTCGATTGA
- a CDS encoding regulatory protein RecX — MPKLILSKIKEISGGLALTISGQEQPLLISHEAATRHRLIEGIVITEGQLRTLHLDSQRFLCERKVGDLLAMRDHSTGELIGKLRRKGFTREIIDPIIGCYRKTGTLDDARFAAAAGQSLLERQPCGRSYLIAYLRKKQIDRRLAEQTAEMLIPSGDNVASAVSALESRWNRISQFELETAQRKAYNYLSRRGFGYAASKAAFDQLWADKNEE; from the coding sequence ATGCCGAAACTGATACTGTCCAAGATAAAGGAAATCTCCGGGGGCCTGGCCCTGACCATCAGCGGCCAGGAGCAACCGTTGTTGATTTCCCATGAGGCTGCCACCCGGCATCGCCTGATCGAAGGAATCGTCATCACCGAGGGGCAACTGCGAACGCTCCATCTTGACTCACAGCGCTTCCTCTGCGAGCGCAAGGTCGGTGACCTGCTGGCCATGCGTGATCATTCCACCGGTGAACTGATCGGCAAACTCCGCCGCAAAGGCTTCACGCGGGAGATTATCGACCCCATAATCGGCTGTTATCGCAAAACGGGCACGCTCGATGACGCCCGCTTTGCCGCTGCCGCCGGACAGTCGCTGTTGGAACGTCAACCTTGCGGTCGTTCGTATCTGATCGCTTATCTGCGCAAGAAACAAATCGACCGGAGGCTGGCCGAGCAGACTGCCGAAATGCTAATCCCGAGCGGAGATAATGTCGCCTCCGCAGTAAGCGCTCTCGAGTCCCGCTGGAACCGGATAAGCCAGTTTGAACTTGAAACGGCCCAGCGCAAGGCGTATAATTACCTTTCCCGACGCGGTTTTGGCTATGCTGCCTCTAAAGCCGCGTTTGATCAGTTATGGGCCGATAAAAACGAGGAATAA
- the alaS gene encoding alanine--tRNA ligase, which yields MLPLKPRLISYGPIKTRNNNIKTADIRHAFLDYFRKHDHKIVPSSPVIPFEDPTLLFTNAGMNQFKDVFTGKRKVDYRRAASTQKCIRAGGKHNDLDNVGFTARHHTFFEMLGNFSFGDYFKEEAISMAWEWLTKTAKLPVDRLYATVYETDDDAFELWGKIAPELKNGRILRFGKKDNYWSMGNVGPCGPCSEIHIDRGEKYGTGPEDIVNGETDRFVEIWNLVFMQFDQLPDGQVVDLPKPSVDTGMGLERIASVLQGTDTVFQIDLFQSLINAISDMSGSSYKDSVFSHNVIADHIRALTFAIADGAGISNEGQGYVLRRILRRAARHGRLIGLEEPFLYRLVPVLVNEMGEAFPEIKEKQTHIESIVKTEEESFARTLATGLELFDRVATRVKADGGRIVPGDEVFRLYDTYGFPYDLTEIMASEQGLTLDRDGFEKAMEQQKEQSRAGSSFEVGGDQKLRKLVEALQADGLDNKPNTEFMRGELNLKAKLIAGNVSDLGHAALVLDRSPFYVESGGQISDTGCINGPGWEFEVSGLYNHQEHTVHIGRVKIGRVDDFQLGQEVTAEVDEARRWDIMRNHTATHLTHAALRQVLGQHIKQSGSYVGPDRLRFDFSHHQPLTAEQIEEVERLVNEEILAGTPVKTDIMDIDQAKKTGAMALFGEKYGDKVRVVSVEGFSRELCGGTHVENVSQIGPMFITVETGIASGVRRLEAITGREAIKYMLETKRFRREVAGVVNRPEIEALDGVKQLRETNQTLNKEIKKVKAEMFSGGGKTVGQERTKGALTVSFNDFGETDRDTMASWADAQKEASKAIVALAIGSVNGKTTALVAASGSAVKEQKIHAGNLAKELFSAFGGRGGGKPNFAQGSVADGTQLISMVEKLEELLPD from the coding sequence ATGCTGCCTCTAAAGCCGCGTTTGATCAGTTATGGGCCGATAAAAACGAGGAATAACAACATCAAGACCGCCGATATAAGACACGCTTTTCTGGATTATTTCCGGAAACACGACCATAAAATCGTTCCCTCTTCCCCGGTGATTCCATTCGAGGATCCCACCCTGCTTTTCACCAACGCCGGTATGAATCAGTTCAAGGACGTGTTCACCGGCAAACGGAAGGTCGACTACCGCCGAGCTGCCTCGACGCAAAAATGTATCCGCGCCGGCGGCAAACACAACGATCTAGACAATGTAGGCTTCACCGCCCGCCATCACACTTTCTTTGAAATGCTGGGTAATTTCAGTTTCGGCGATTATTTCAAGGAAGAAGCGATCAGTATGGCCTGGGAATGGCTCACCAAAACGGCCAAATTGCCGGTGGATCGCCTTTATGCGACCGTTTACGAAACCGACGACGACGCCTTCGAGCTTTGGGGCAAAATAGCCCCGGAGCTGAAGAACGGCCGGATTCTTCGTTTCGGCAAAAAAGACAACTACTGGTCGATGGGCAACGTCGGTCCCTGCGGTCCGTGCAGCGAGATACATATCGACCGGGGTGAAAAATACGGTACCGGTCCGGAGGATATAGTCAACGGTGAAACCGACCGCTTCGTTGAAATATGGAACCTCGTTTTTATGCAGTTCGATCAGCTTCCGGATGGGCAGGTGGTTGATCTGCCCAAACCCTCGGTTGACACTGGTATGGGTTTGGAACGAATTGCTTCGGTGCTCCAGGGCACCGACACGGTGTTTCAGATCGACCTGTTCCAGAGCCTGATCAACGCCATTTCGGATATGTCCGGTTCGTCTTACAAAGATTCCGTGTTTTCGCACAACGTGATCGCCGACCATATCCGGGCGCTGACCTTTGCCATCGCCGACGGCGCCGGTATCTCCAACGAAGGCCAGGGGTACGTTTTGCGCCGAATTTTGCGCCGCGCCGCCCGCCACGGCCGACTGATCGGTCTTGAGGAGCCATTCCTTTATCGCCTCGTGCCGGTCCTGGTGAATGAAATGGGTGAAGCTTTTCCGGAGATCAAAGAAAAGCAGACACATATCGAGAGCATCGTTAAAACCGAGGAAGAATCATTCGCCCGCACGCTGGCCACCGGTTTGGAGTTATTCGATCGAGTAGCGACCAGGGTCAAAGCTGATGGCGGCCGGATCGTTCCGGGAGATGAGGTGTTTCGCTTGTACGACACCTATGGTTTCCCCTATGACCTGACTGAAATTATGGCTTCGGAACAGGGTCTTACGCTGGACCGCGACGGTTTTGAAAAGGCGATGGAGCAGCAGAAAGAACAATCGCGCGCAGGATCATCTTTCGAAGTCGGTGGCGACCAAAAGCTCCGTAAGCTGGTGGAAGCGCTTCAGGCCGATGGTCTCGATAACAAACCGAATACAGAATTCATGCGCGGTGAATTGAATCTCAAGGCTAAATTGATAGCGGGCAATGTCAGCGATCTCGGCCATGCCGCGCTGGTGCTCGATCGCTCCCCGTTTTACGTCGAGTCGGGTGGACAAATCAGCGACACCGGCTGTATAAATGGCCCCGGCTGGGAATTTGAAGTATCCGGATTGTACAATCATCAGGAGCACACCGTTCACATCGGACGGGTAAAGATCGGGCGGGTCGATGATTTCCAGCTCGGGCAGGAAGTCACCGCCGAGGTGGACGAAGCCCGTCGTTGGGATATCATGCGCAATCATACGGCCACCCACCTCACTCACGCCGCTTTGCGCCAGGTGCTGGGTCAGCATATCAAGCAGTCCGGATCGTACGTGGGACCGGATCGCCTTCGTTTCGACTTCTCGCATCATCAACCGCTGACGGCCGAACAGATCGAAGAGGTCGAGCGACTGGTCAACGAGGAGATTCTGGCCGGCACTCCGGTCAAAACGGACATTATGGATATTGACCAGGCCAAAAAGACCGGCGCTATGGCTCTATTCGGCGAAAAATACGGTGACAAGGTACGCGTAGTCTCGGTGGAGGGCTTCTCCAGGGAGTTATGCGGCGGCACCCATGTCGAGAATGTGAGTCAGATCGGTCCGATGTTTATCACGGTCGAGACCGGCATCGCCTCGGGGGTTCGTCGACTCGAAGCGATCACCGGACGTGAGGCGATTAAGTACATGCTGGAAACGAAACGATTCCGACGCGAGGTGGCGGGAGTGGTTAACCGCCCCGAGATAGAAGCGCTCGACGGTGTAAAGCAGTTGCGCGAAACCAATCAGACGCTCAATAAAGAGATCAAGAAGGTCAAAGCGGAGATGTTCTCCGGCGGCGGCAAAACAGTCGGCCAGGAACGGACCAAAGGAGCTTTGACCGTTTCGTTCAACGATTTCGGCGAAACCGATCGTGATACGATGGCCAGTTGGGCCGATGCCCAGAAGGAAGCATCCAAGGCGATCGTAGCACTGGCAATCGGTTCGGTAAACGGCAAAACAACCGCTCTCGTGGCCGCTTCCGGTTCGGCCGTCAAGGAGCAAAAAATCCACGCCGGGAATCTGGCCAAAGAACTGTTTTCGGCTTTTGGCGGACGCGGCGGCGGCAAACCGAATTTCGCC